In Solanum stenotomum isolate F172 chromosome 6, ASM1918654v1, whole genome shotgun sequence, one DNA window encodes the following:
- the LOC125866907 gene encoding heavy metal-associated isoprenylated plant protein 8-like encodes HKVVVKGKKLDPLNVAKRLRKKSGKQVELISPIPSKKKEEEKKEKKQEPKIIEVILKLYLHCEGCAKDVKQCIHKMPGVQTVDPEMKNNIVKVKGSMDPQKLVEFINKKTGRHAEIIKKIDKEKNEKTLCDKNSCDIKKCCNNCQHDYLQFVYAPQIFSDENPNSCSIM; translated from the exons CATAAAGTGGTGGTGAAAGGGAAGAAATTAGATCCTCTAAATGTGGCTAAGAGACTAAGGAAAAAAAGTGGTAAACAGGTGGAATTAATTTCTCCAATTCCATctaagaagaaagaagaagagaagaaggagaaaaaacaaGAG CCTAAGATTATTGAAGTGATTTTGAAACTATATTTACATTGTGAAGGATGTGCTAAAGATGTCAAGCAATGCATTCACAAAATGCCAg GGGTTCAAACAGTGGATCCAGAAATGAAGAACAATATTGTGAAAGTGAAAGGATCAATGGATCCACAAAAACTAGTAGAATTCATCAACAAAAAAACAGGAAGACATGCTGAAATTATTAAGAAGATTGacaaagagaaaaatgaaaaaacattaTGTGATAAAAATTCATGTGATATTAAAAAATGTTGCAATAATTGCCAACATGATTATCTTCAATTTGTTTATGCTCCTCAAATTTTTAGCGATGAGAATCCTAATTCTTGCTCAATTATGTGA
- the LOC125866893 gene encoding endonuclease 2 isoform X2 — MELYKFHVFLAMVAVLFLFPVVHGWGLDGHYTVCKIAQSRLSKAAADAVEKLLPTSANGDLASVCIWADRVKFHYHWSSPLHYIDTPDNLCNYQYKRDCKDEDGVEDRCVAGAIYNYTNQLLSYNKGNDHVSTYNLTESLLFLSHFFGDIHQVWDSNIIETVEERYDDSNVDELVDAIQKNITTGWADQVNSWESCSGNKTACPDIYASEGIKAACDWSYKGVSEDSTLEDDYFLSRYPIVQWRLAQGGVRLAATLNRIFK, encoded by the exons ATGGAGTTATACaaatttcatgtatttttgGCTATGGTGGCTGTCTTGTTTCTTTTTCCAGTAGTTCATGGATGGGGACTTGATGGTCATTACACTGTTTGCAAGATTGCTCAg TCAAGATTGAGTAAAGCTGCTGCAGATGCAGTTGAAAAATTGTTGCCAACATCAGCAAATGGTGATTTGGCAAGTGTGTGTATATGGGCAGATCGTGTTAAATTCCATTATCATTGGTCATCACCTCTTCATTACATTGATACCCCTGATAATCTTTGCAATTATCAATATAAAA GGGACTGTAAAGATGAAGATGGAGTTGAAGATAGATGTGTAGCTGGAGCAATTTACAATTACACTAATCAGCTCCTCAGTTATAACAAAGGCAATGATCATGTTTCAACAT ATAATTTGACAGAATCACTTCTCTTCCTTTCTCACTTTTTTGGGGACATTCATCAG GTCTGGGATTCCAACATAATCGAAACTGTAGAAGAACGATACGATGATTCTAACGTAGATGAACTTGTTGATGCAATTCAGAAGAACATCACG ACAGGATGGGCTGATCAAGTAAACTCATGGGAGAGCTGCAGTGGCAACAAAACAGCCTGCCCTGATAT TTATGCAAGTGAAGGTATCAAAGCTGCTTGTGACTGGTCATATAAAGGAGTGAGTGAAGATTCTACATTAGAAG ATGATTATTTCCTATCGCGATATCCAATAGTTCAATGGCGTCTAGCTCAAGGTGGAGTCCGTTTAGCTGCTACACTAAACCGTATATTCAAATGA
- the LOC125866893 gene encoding endonuclease 2 isoform X1: protein MELYKFHVFLAMVAVLFLFPVVHGWGLDGHYTVCKIAQSRLSKAAADAVEKLLPTSANGDLASVCIWADRVKFHYHWSSPLHYIDTPDNLCNYQYKRDCKDEDGVEDRCVAGAIYNYTNQLLSYNKGNDHVSTYNLTESLLFLSHFFGDIHQPLHVGFTSDRGGNTIDVHWYTRKTVLHHVWDSNIIETVEERYDDSNVDELVDAIQKNITTGWADQVNSWESCSGNKTACPDIYASEGIKAACDWSYKGVSEDSTLEDDYFLSRYPIVQWRLAQGGVRLAATLNRIFK, encoded by the exons ATGGAGTTATACaaatttcatgtatttttgGCTATGGTGGCTGTCTTGTTTCTTTTTCCAGTAGTTCATGGATGGGGACTTGATGGTCATTACACTGTTTGCAAGATTGCTCAg TCAAGATTGAGTAAAGCTGCTGCAGATGCAGTTGAAAAATTGTTGCCAACATCAGCAAATGGTGATTTGGCAAGTGTGTGTATATGGGCAGATCGTGTTAAATTCCATTATCATTGGTCATCACCTCTTCATTACATTGATACCCCTGATAATCTTTGCAATTATCAATATAAAA GGGACTGTAAAGATGAAGATGGAGTTGAAGATAGATGTGTAGCTGGAGCAATTTACAATTACACTAATCAGCTCCTCAGTTATAACAAAGGCAATGATCATGTTTCAACAT ATAATTTGACAGAATCACTTCTCTTCCTTTCTCACTTTTTTGGGGACATTCATCAG CCTTTGCATGTTGGATTTACTTCAGACAGAGGAGGCAATACAATAGATGTTCATTGGTACACTAGAAAAACAGTTCTACATcat GTCTGGGATTCCAACATAATCGAAACTGTAGAAGAACGATACGATGATTCTAACGTAGATGAACTTGTTGATGCAATTCAGAAGAACATCACG ACAGGATGGGCTGATCAAGTAAACTCATGGGAGAGCTGCAGTGGCAACAAAACAGCCTGCCCTGATAT TTATGCAAGTGAAGGTATCAAAGCTGCTTGTGACTGGTCATATAAAGGAGTGAGTGAAGATTCTACATTAGAAG ATGATTATTTCCTATCGCGATATCCAATAGTTCAATGGCGTCTAGCTCAAGGTGGAGTCCGTTTAGCTGCTACACTAAACCGTATATTCAAATGA